In Heptranchias perlo isolate sHepPer1 chromosome 9, sHepPer1.hap1, whole genome shotgun sequence, the sequence CACATCTCCTTGAAATTTGTTTTTCCCAGGTAAAAGGCACCAGCTCCGTGGGCCTGTCATCCCTAGTTCAGTGGCTCTTGGTTTATCAGTTGAGGAGCCCTCCTCTGAACTGTTTCCAGGGGCTCGATATCCCCACCGCGTGAGAGGACCAAAACTAGACACTGCAGTCTGGTTAAGGCATTCTACAAGGAAAGGATAGGGAAGCATGCTGCACTAGTCAACATTAAAAGACATTTTCCTGGCACAGGCCCATTCCCCATTGCATCAAGATCCTCCTGCAATCTTACTATTTTCATCTGAGGTCAGTAACAACACACGTTTGTGACACCCGCAAACTTGTGGATAGTTCCTCTGATGCATTTGTCTAGATTGTTGAAGGTGGTGAAGAGCAATGGCCATAACTCCGATCTCTGAACTCCACTAGTGACTGTCCCTCATGCAGAGCCACTGTCATTAATTACTAGATTAATAACTTCTGGATCGATCTTTGTACATAACTATTCAGTCATACTTGTTTTGGCTTATATTTAGAAAGTACTGATCGTTGTCCAGATTCAAAGTCTGGTCTGGAGACTGAGTGCTTCTTCATTCTATGTTTTGCTGCATAGCCTTTTGCCAGAGAAAGTCTAAACTCAATGAATTCAGATTATTTACACTTCATAGCGAATTGCTATTGTATGTTCAATTTAAAGTGCACACAAAGACTTGTACTGCATTTATATTTTATGCATACTCATTGTGTTAACTTGATAGGCTACAAAAAATTGAGTGCAGAGTTTCCTTATTGCCACCAAATAGTGGTAAGCATGTTTCCATATGCATGAGGTATGTTGGCATATAATATTGCTTATAAATGCATTTTTAGAAGAAAGATTTTGCAATTTTGTTTCAAGTCCTGGAAAAAGTATGAGATTGTTAATACTTTATAGAATTTGGAGAGTGATTATCAGAGGTGAATGGTGGCACGTATACAGCAATGATTTATTCAAATCATTTCCCATTCCTAACTATTGAAAACCTAAAGGAAACAAAATAGTATTCAAGATGCTGTTATGTACAAGAGCAATAGATGGAATATGGTATCTTGTTCTGGTGCAATCTCTGTCTTTTTCCATGAAAGTTCTGAAAAAAGTTGGgctttctttgattttacttgtctCAATTTTCTATATTTAATGTGTGGAAAATGGATTACTTAAGATCTGAACTAAAACTTTTCCTACTTCATGTGTTAGAAACCACTTAAGAGCAGCAGCTGTTCTTTGCTCCTACTTAAAGCTATGATTTTAAAGTTTGGATTTGGCtccttttgtaatttttttcccctaataTTAGGAAGCTATTTTATAGATGCACATTAAACCCATACTAATAATGTATCCAGTTAATTTATACGGTTGTATTATTAAATCCAGGACTTTTTTTGGGCACGGGCAGAAAGACTGTACAGAAGAGACTGTTGATCAGTTTCTAATGGTGATGAAGTGCTGATTATTGCCCATTCTTGTAATATAAATGTTGTTTCCGTGTACCTAGATAAACGCGCTGATAAAGGATGTTGAGTTCAATTGACCTCTATAATTTAATATCTTTGATCGACTTCAGCTTTaaaattgtttatgtaattttCCCATCCCTGCCACAAATCTTTTAAACCATACCCATTCATTTCAACAAAAGTCTTTGAATGCATTAAAAAGAACATGATTTTTCAtaggataattttttaaaattctgatttgATTTCATTTTCTCTCCAGTTCATCTATACACAGTGAGTTGGTAGTACTGGCCACGCTTTAAGTAGCGTACTTTAAGTACACCATTAGAACACGAAGCTGCCATTCTGCCTGTGATTACATCTGTCTCCATCAAAACTTTAGATTTGAGCCTGAGTTTAATGAAGCTCTGAGACTGCCGGCATTTAAGCTAATTGCCCTGTTTTCTTCTTTAGATCTTCATTGGGCAGCAGGTGAATTTGGAAATGTAGCTGAGCAACACTATTGATTAATGTGTGTGAGTGCAAGCGCTTATTTTATGTTTAGACTGTCTTTTTTGTTTTTCTAGCCTAATAAAATCTGATTTTCCTGTGTGCTTGCACTGTAGGTTGGAAACTGACAATAGCTGACTAACATGTCCTGAGCTGTGAGAGGGCATGGCAAGGAGGCAATCATGCGGTAATGACCCTTTTCCAAAGACAATGGTCATTGTGGACTATACAGTTTCAAAATATTTTATATTGAATGTTAATTGATTATACCTCACTGCTTCATGGCAGTTGGTTTGCTATTGCTTCAAAAAGTTGTCTTAATGTTAAATACAGTGAGGATCGCAACATACAAGAAGAAAATTTAACGGCTTGCTGACAGTTTTCAAATTTAGCTATAACCTTTGTAGCTACATAAGTGTGTTGGTCAATTTGTGCTGCTGGTATACTTAGTAATGTGTTTTAAAAAGCGTACCAGGTTTTGAAGAGATTTGGCTGTGGGAGGTTTTTCCAAACAGGACAATTAAAATGCAGCTTTAGATCAAATTTCGAGGGGGTTGGATTATGTCAGTCCTAGGAGAAATGGCACCTATTATTTTACAGATACTTGCAAAATATTTGCATAAGCTGATAGTGGTATTACTAAAGTTTTAATAGGATCAGTCTAATTTTTAACCATTTTATTACAGGCCTCACAACATTAATTTTGGGATAGGCTTGAAAGTTTTGCAGGTATAACTGCATGTGAAAATGATTAGGTTACTTCAAAGGTAGTACattctttttaaacaaaaagttGGGGTTCCTTGATTATTTCACATGCTAACACAAATGTGAAGGGTGAATGATCAGTTTTACCAATGGCATGTTTTTATTGTGTTTTTCAGGAACTAGATgtaaaggctggaggaggttgtgtCATGACAATAGGAGAGATGATTCGTTCTTTTCTTACTAAACTGGAATGGTTCTCTACTTTATTCCCAAGAATTCCAGTTCCAGTTCAAAAGAATTTGGACCAGTATCTCAAAACTCGACCAAGGAAAATTGCCAAAAAGGATGGGAAGGATAGTATGGAAGAGCCAGAGCGTCTTTCAGAACGTAGACACtcaaggtaatgcatttggattaATTAAATGTGAACATATATTTAAAATGCTATTTGTAAAGCATCTAGAATTTTATTGCAATTTACTGACTTGTCTTTCAGGTCACCAAGAAGATCCCTTAGTCCACGCAAATCTCCTAGGCGATCTAGAAGCAGAAGTCGTCATAGAGAAGGCCATGGATCTTTTGGTTTTGACAAGGAattagaaagagaaagagaacggCAGAAAAGGGAACGAGAGCAGGTTAAAGATAGAGAGCGAAGTGAGAAGGATAGACATAAATCTAGAAGCACAGACAGAGGCATAGACCGCAGGCGAAGCAGAAGCAGAGACCGACACAGAAGTCGAAGCAGAGATAAAAGGAGTGATAaaaaagataaagagagagagaaggaaaatgaAAGAAGCAGAAGGAGAGACAAAGATTATGAGAAAGATAAAGACAAAGAAAGGGTAAGTGATAGAGACAGGGAAAGGAATGTTGAGAAAGAGCCAGAGAGATCTAGAGACCGGGATAAAAGAAGCCGATCAGAGACACAAGACAGAAAACGTAAggaagaaagaagagagaaagaTGAAAAAAGGCATAAAGACGATAAGAAGGATTCAAAAAAAGATAAAAGGCATAGTAGAAGCAGGAGCAGAGAGAAAAGACATAGAAGCAGTAGTCCTGGTAGGGGTCGGGTCAGCAAACGTAGTAGAAGCAAAAGCAAAGAGAAATCTAAACACCGAAATGAACATAAAGAGAAATCAAACAAAAGAAGCATTAGCAAAGAAAGGACTGATGTGAATGACGGTGAACGGATAAAGAAACAGCGTAGTCATAGCAAAGAGAAAGCTCGCAAGCGCAGTCGAAGCAAAGAACGATCTCACAAACAAAGTCACAGTGATGGTAAGGATCATTCAAGCAAATCAAGCCACAGAAGAAGTCTCAGTACAGAAAGAGAGAACAAAAGCAATGCAGAAGGGTGGTTGCAAGGCAATACCACTGATGATGACTGAAAAATTACTTAAATCTCTAATTGTACAGTGAATAAATTGTTTTGCTTTTgaacattttcttttttaaaaaaaaattaattatgcTATGGCTAGGATAAACACCTGTCTTCAAATTCCTGTAGCCTGCAGATGATATTTCCTGTTTGTAGGAAGTGCCTTTGGTAACCAGCTGTTCAACTTACCATTGTAATTCAAGACCAACTTTATTCTGTACAATGTAGTTGATACAAGATTTGTTTTTGTTTGAAATAATGTTTTTGCAAGTATACTATGTACATATGTTCTGAGAGTTTTAATCATTGGCACAACTGCCATGTTGGTTCATTTTGTATGATGGGCAATAAACTGCCAGTACTTAAAACTGTTGTGTTAATACACTGATAGCATTTATGTCCTACATATACGTGCCCTGTAGTAGATATCCCTGCGTTCAACAGAATTGTACTGgattttattttctatttatttAATATAAGACCATGCAAATCTTAAGGAAAAAGGTGGGTGAGGCCATCATATTTGGAGGGAAATTACACTGGCAAATACCAAAATTGGTATTTCTCTCCATGGCATTCCTGCAAACATTCTATATAGAGGTGGCTAAACTTAAAGAAATCCAGAAGCACTATTGGTAATATACTAGATTTTAGTGTGCGGTTTAGGAAGATACAAGCAGCTACTTAACATTAAGGTGTTTTGCTTATGCAGTGAATTATTTCCAATGCACGCTTTAGGTCTTGCATTTTTGTCATTTTAAGCTTATCTAATTAATGACttgtgttcattttttaaaaaaaggtacagaACATGTGTTTTGTATGATGACCTTCAGCACAAATTTACTTAAAATTTTTAGGTTTTAATGCATTAAAAATAGTATTTTCAAGTTTAAAATACACATTTTTATAAAGCCAATGTACATTTTGGTTACAGGAGGAATACATTGATATATTTTAAGTGTTTTTGGCATTGTGCTGGGAAAGAGGTTTTAATGGTTGAAGCAATTTGTTCTTGGTCCCTAGGATTCATTTGGGTCTGGCCTATTTCAGGTATGCCTAGAATTTTCATTATAAAATTGGTAAAAGTTTGCTTGGTCTTGTAAAAATTATGATTTTGAAGAACTTTTGATCTTAATTCTTAACTCTTAATTACTCTTTGAAAAACAGTAATTTAAATTGACCCAATGTACTAACATCAATCAATGACAGCGGAATAAAATAAACAGCAGGATTTCAAATTATTCCTGCTCATAAGAGGTATTTGGTAGGATGGTAAAGAATTGCTGGTATGTACCTGTCCTGAGGTGATTTTAGTGGCAATGTCTATAAATATAATGGTACCTATTATATGAATGAGTAAAACCTCAAAGGCCAAAAGTAATAAACGATCCACATAATACTATTTCCCAAGCCTGTTATGTACAGGTGTTTTCCCTGATTGCAAAGGGGGAATATTGGTGGTGTGACTGACTACAAGATGGGAGTGCTATTAGCAATGACCAATGAATGTATAACATCCAAAAATACTTCTTAATGTTGCATGTTCTGATGTAATGTACAGTTTATGGAGGCCATTTTACAAAATGTAAGGgcataaagtatattttatatgTAAAATCTATTATCCAAACATTGCAATTTGAGTGGTTAATGGTTATAGAATTGGACATTCCAGGTAAATTTGAGTAATTTGAAAACAGCAGAACTGAACAATAATGTTGATGGCCGTATCTCATCAGGACCTTTGGTTTCAGGTGTCAGCGCTGAAGAAATGTATTCCATACATGGTCTATAAAaatagctggaatttttttctcctAGTGAGGGAATGAATCCACAGGCAAACTACTGATTTGTTGAAATCTTTACAAACTGCTTGAAATGCTGTGTAAGTTTTTCATATTTGGGCAGTCACTGGATTATTGAATGGGCTGTGTCAACAGTTGATTTTATTTAACAAGTTCATTATCAAAATGATACCATTCGGTAAACTGCTTAACTTAGTTAATGTTTAAGGCCTCAATTTTATATTGCATTCTCTAAGCTCCCAGACATCCACTATTTCACATTCCTCTTCAAATCCAGTATACAATTTCATTGGAAGGCTGGTTCTGTTGTGAGTATAATTATTTATTTATAATCACATATCCATTAATAGGATGtgccttttatatatatataaaaaactgcAGCCAGAGC encodes:
- the prpf38b gene encoding pre-mRNA-splicing factor 38B isoform X2 — translated: MGLITHTDSPYIRGLGFMYIRYTQPPADLWDWYEPFLDDEEELDVKAGGGCVMTIGEMIRSFLTKLEWFSTLFPRIPVPVQKNLDQYLKTRPRKIAKKDGKDSMEEPERLSERRHSRSPRRSLSPRKSPRRSRSRSRHREGHGSFGFDKELERERERQKREREQVKDRERSEKDRHKSRSTDRGIDRRRSRSRDRHRSRSRDKRSDKKDKEREKENERSRRRDKDYEKDKDKERVSDRDRERNVEKEPERSRDRDKRSRSETQDRKRKEERREKDEKRHKDDKKDSKKDKRHSRSRSREKRHRSSSPGRGRVSKRSRSKSKEKSKHRNEHKEKSNKRSISKERTDVNDGERIKKQRSHSKEKARKRSRSKERSHKQSHSDGKDHSSKSSHRRSLSTERENKSNAEGWLQGNTTDDD
- the prpf38b gene encoding pre-mRNA-splicing factor 38B isoform X4, with product MTIGEMIRSFLTKLEWFSTLFPRIPVPVQKNLDQYLKTRPRKIAKKDGKDSMEEPERLSERRHSRSPRRSLSPRKSPRRSRSRSRHREGHGSFGFDKELERERERQKREREQVKDRERSEKDRHKSRSTDRGIDRRRSRSRDRHRSRSRDKRSDKKDKEREKENERSRRRDKDYEKDKDKERVSDRDRERNVEKEPERSRDRDKRSRSETQDRKRKEERREKDEKRHKDDKKDSKKDKRHSRSRSREKRHRSSSPGRGRVSKRSRSKSKEKSKHRNEHKEKSNKRSISKERTDVNDGERIKKQRSHSKEKARKRSRSKERSHKQSHSDGKDHSSKSSHRRSLSTERENKSNAEGWLQGNTTDDD
- the prpf38b gene encoding pre-mRNA-splicing factor 38B isoform X1, with amino-acid sequence MANKTATGNHQQQQQQPPPQQQQQAGGSTKPASSIKQGNVLPLWGNEKTMNLNPLILTNILSSPYFKVQLYELKTYHEVVDEIYFKVTHIEPWEKGSRKTAGQTGMCGGVRGVGTGGIVSTAFCLLYKLFTLKLTRKQVMGLITHTDSPYIRGLGFMYIRYTQPPADLWDWYEPFLDDEEELDVKAGGGCVMTIGEMIRSFLTKLEWFSTLFPRIPVPVQKNLDQYLKTRPRKIAKKDGKDSMEEPERLSERRHSRSPRRSLSPRKSPRRSRSRSRHREGHGSFGFDKELERERERQKREREQVKDRERSEKDRHKSRSTDRGIDRRRSRSRDRHRSRSRDKRSDKKDKEREKENERSRRRDKDYEKDKDKERVSDRDRERNVEKEPERSRDRDKRSRSETQDRKRKEERREKDEKRHKDDKKDSKKDKRHSRSRSREKRHRSSSPGRGRVSKRSRSKSKEKSKHRNEHKEKSNKRSISKERTDVNDGERIKKQRSHSKEKARKRSRSKERSHKQSHSDGKDHSSKSSHRRSLSTERENKSNAEGWLQGNTTDDD
- the prpf38b gene encoding pre-mRNA-splicing factor 38B isoform X3, with the protein product MCELDVKAGGGCVMTIGEMIRSFLTKLEWFSTLFPRIPVPVQKNLDQYLKTRPRKIAKKDGKDSMEEPERLSERRHSRSPRRSLSPRKSPRRSRSRSRHREGHGSFGFDKELERERERQKREREQVKDRERSEKDRHKSRSTDRGIDRRRSRSRDRHRSRSRDKRSDKKDKEREKENERSRRRDKDYEKDKDKERVSDRDRERNVEKEPERSRDRDKRSRSETQDRKRKEERREKDEKRHKDDKKDSKKDKRHSRSRSREKRHRSSSPGRGRVSKRSRSKSKEKSKHRNEHKEKSNKRSISKERTDVNDGERIKKQRSHSKEKARKRSRSKERSHKQSHSDGKDHSSKSSHRRSLSTERENKSNAEGWLQGNTTDDD